The segment CCACAAGATCAACAATCTCACCGCCGCGCTCGCGCTTTGCGTGGAGTGATCGAACCAAGTGGGACGGCACCGAGGTCGAGTGGTGTCCGCGGGTGGCGGTGTCGCAGCGTCGGCGGCCGGGCGGCCGCGTATTCCCCGCGGATTCTGCGGCGGACCAATAGCGGGCGGGCGATGCTGAATTGTCATGGCTGGAGTGCGACTCCAGCCCATCACTCCTGATTCCGCAGAACCCCTGTTGCCAAGGCATGAGCGTTGCCGCCGGCCGCCGACCGGCGGCCGATCGCGGCGGCAGACGGCGCGCCTGGTTGTCCTGGCCCTGACGTTTGGCGGCGCGCTGCCACTCGCCGGCGCTCCGTCCACCGGTCCAGCGGTGCCGGGCTTCGAGTCCTACGACCGCGAGATCCCCGAACTTCTGGAGCGCGGCAGTATTCCGGGAGCGGCGATTGCGGTGGCGTATCGCGGCCGGATCGTGTTCGCGCGCGGGTATGGCTACGCGGATCGGGAGACGAGCCGGCCGATCCAGCCGGACACCCGCTTGCGGATCGGAAGCATTTCGAAAACCGTTACCGCGGCGCGGGTGCTGAAGCTCGTGGAGGAGCACCAGCTCGCGCTCGAGACGCGGGCGTTCCCGGAACTCGGATACCCGGTGCCGACCTACGCCGGCGCGCAACGGGACCCGCGGCTTGATCGCGTCACGATGCGCCAGCTGTTGAATCACACCGGCGGCTGGGATTTCGACCGTGCGCCCAATCCACTGACGCCTGGTCAGGTGCGATTCGATGCCACCTCGTGGCCGTGGCATGTCGCGCAGGTGATGCGCACCGCCTCGCCGGCTTCAGCCGAGGATACCGTTCGCTTCATGGTCGGCCAGCCGCTGCAGGCGGAGCCGGGTACCAGCTGGTCGTACACCAATTTCGCCTATCTCGCGCTGGGTCGGCTCATCGAGCAAAAGACCGGTCTCGCCTACGAGACGGCGGTGCAGCGCTTCCTCGCGGATTCCTACATTTCCGGCCTCGCGATTGGCGGCACCCAGCGCGACGAGCTGGCGAGTGACGAGGCGGCGTATTACGACCATCCCAACGCCCCGTGGTACTACCTCTACAATCAGTTCGAGAACGGCAGCCGCGGGCCGTTGGTTCCGCGACCGTATGCCTGGTCCGTGCGCGGTTCCGATGCCTGCGGCGGCTGGACCGCGTCGGCGATTGAGCTCCTCCGGTTCATGCTGGCACTCGACGGGCTCAATGGCACACCGCCGCTGCTGAATTCGGAGAGCATCGCGGCGATGCGCACCGCCACGCCGTTGAGCACGTTTCTCCATTACGGTCTCGGCTGGTGCGTGAGCAACGCGGCCAACACCGATCCGCAGGGTTCCGATGGCGGCCATGGTGGCAGCCATTACGGCTCGACCTCCTACGCGCTGCGTTCGGCTGACGGGGAATGGCACATGGTTGCCTTGCTCAATGGTTCAGTGGATGCGAGCGACGGTGCGAACGTGAATCTCATCAACACGACGACTGCCGCCGCGCTGCATCGGCTGCCGGATTTCGCCACCACGCCTCCGGCCCACGATTTCACCTGGAACACGCTGGGGTGGGAGGCTTGGCAGAGAAAGCATCTGGCCGCCGCCGACTCGGCACCGCTCGATGATGCCGACCGCGACGGCCTGCCGAATCTGCTCGAGTATGCCACCGGACTTGATCCGACGGGGATCGACGCCGCGCCGCCCGCGACCCTGACGGTCGGCGAGGACGAAGTGCCGGTGTTCACCTATCGCCGGCTGATTCTCGAGTACCCGTTGGATTGGCTCGTGGAGACTGGCGGTGACGGCCAGCCTTGGCAGGCCGCGACGGCCG is part of the Opitutus terrae PB90-1 genome and harbors:
- a CDS encoding serine hydrolase produces the protein MPGFESYDREIPELLERGSIPGAAIAVAYRGRIVFARGYGYADRETSRPIQPDTRLRIGSISKTVTAARVLKLVEEHQLALETRAFPELGYPVPTYAGAQRDPRLDRVTMRQLLNHTGGWDFDRAPNPLTPGQVRFDATSWPWHVAQVMRTASPASAEDTVRFMVGQPLQAEPGTSWSYTNFAYLALGRLIEQKTGLAYETAVQRFLADSYISGLAIGGTQRDELASDEAAYYDHPNAPWYYLYNQFENGSRGPLVPRPYAWSVRGSDACGGWTASAIELLRFMLALDGLNGTPPLLNSESIAAMRTATPLSTFLHYGLGWCVSNAANTDPQGSDGGHGGSHYGSTSYALRSADGEWHMVALLNGSVDASDGANVNLINTTTAAALHRLPDFATTPPAHDFTWNTLGWEAWQRKHLAAADSAPLDDADRDGLPNLLEYATGLDPTGIDAAPPATLTVGEDEVPVFTYRRLILEYPLDWLVETGGDGQPWQAATAAVRQSTLNSDGTLSVSVALPARSRARLRVHQAASGREALFEPIQSPRAFALAAGESTALSILAPADVTLQWRRNGVLLPGATGPRLTITNAQPADAGIYTVDVGGEPAATVVAAIVAFRSTAAVTGAARLAGTDIRHANGNIYDQALLTGSAATITADAGQVARISYLDLNDDIVQVEFSGAGSLTLALADAAAPALPRNYHQDVRYVKGHATILIADADETTNVSVFTVGRANAVNQALFKADVVYDGIADLAALAIQSRSGKFAGVYLGNAHLFAAHGATGVYAPGVQVAGPARLGGVSAFDRALPVLVFGSLGELAITGSDLYQDNGAAVQTLGLRRIAFTAGGKSDGTGLPTQRNRGRLVRFDHDVTGLLVGP